Genomic window (Thermodesulfobacteriota bacterium):
CAGAATACATAGGAGCGATATACAAAAGAAACTATTCGACAAAATCGGGTTAGAGCCGGAGGAGGCAAAGAAGAAATTTGGATTTTTGCTAGAGGCTCTAGAGTTCGGAGCGCCGCCTCATGGAGGCATCGCCCTTGGGCTGGACAGATTGACCATGCTCATTGCCGGTGTGGATTCCATAAGAGACGTGATTGCCTTTCCCAAGACCCAGAAGGGCTTCTGCCCCCTCACCGAAGCCCCTTCGCCGGTTGATACGAGGCAGCTACTGGAGTTGAAAATTAAGGTGGACTTGAAGGAGAAGTAAATACCACTGGATTAGAGAGATGGCGGAAAAGGTTTCTGAATATGATGTCCTGTCCGAGACGGTTTTATGGCTTTTCAAAGAGGGTTACCAGTTAGTACAGATCTCACCCGCAATTAGACAGGATCTTGACGCGGGGGAACAAAGAAAACTAATTGAAGAAAAACTAGCAAGTATTGGATTGACTCTATCAGGAGTCTCATGGAATTCACAAGGACCAGATATAGTTGCTAAAAATGAAAAGAGAATTTGGAAAGTTGAATGCAAAGGCTTGGGTGAAGGGAAACAATCAACCCTAAGAAATAATTTTGATCGTGCGCTAGCAAGCGTTGTTTCATACTACGATGATTCAGAAAATAATGAACTCCATCTAGCTCTTGCTATTCCATATAATCAGGATTACAACTGGCAGATAATAAATCGTGTTAGGAAACCCCTTAGAATGCGCCTTAATCTCTGGATTCTATTATACTTTTCTCAAGCACGAATTATTGTGCCATTTTCTCCCGATTCAGAGATATCAGATCAATCAATACTTGTTTCCTTTGGTGAAGCAATGTTAAAGAAAAGACAATCAGAACAAATTACATAAGTATGAAATAACGATAACTTAATTGTCTTTGGAATTGTCACTTTCAGCCGCAGTCTTCGCTAAATCTATTCCACACTCCTGAGCAATCTTCTCAACTTCCAGTCTCACTTCACTGCTCATCTCTACTTCCGTTAATGCACTTCTAACTCGGTCCTGGAAATCAATTTTTGAAGCACTCATACACTTCTCTAGGATTCTAGGTCTTTGATTAACAGCCCTCTGAACCCACTTCAATTCCTTAAGATTTCTCTTGGTAAGGATTTGGGTAAACAAATGCCTAACTATCTTGTCAGCTTCCTCATCAAGCAATCCTGATTCCATTAGTTCATTGCCATACAAGGCTAAAATTGGCTCAATTTCTTTATTTGGCTCATTGATAAGTTCATCCCTCAAATTACGTAGAAAAGTTTGTTTTGACGGATCTACGAGCACAGAAAGTACCAATGACCACTTTTCACGAAACTTTACAGGCTGAGCCTGTCCA
Coding sequences:
- a CDS encoding amino acid--tRNA ligase-related protein; translated protein: RIHRSDIQKKLFDKIGLEPEEAKKKFGFLLEALEFGAPPHGGIALGLDRLTMLIAGVDSIRDVIAFPKTQKGFCPLTEAPSPVDTRQLLELKIKVDLKEK